The proteins below come from a single Chitinophaga pinensis DSM 2588 genomic window:
- a CDS encoding OsmC family protein, translating into MSNVISTAYQGKFKATTEAPLNDNPITVNAVQFSPVDLLISAYGSCLLGTIDYVAQTKLFEVNNSKSEITYEMSTTGSGVGKINIKLFFKDDYSAEQREVIENAAKKQCHVGNTIDARIEKEFQFIYSHS; encoded by the coding sequence ATGTCAAATGTAATTTCAACTGCTTATCAGGGAAAATTCAAAGCCACTACAGAAGCACCCCTGAATGACAACCCTATAACAGTAAATGCTGTTCAATTTTCTCCGGTAGATCTGTTAATCAGCGCCTATGGCAGCTGTTTATTAGGGACCATTGACTACGTAGCTCAAACGAAACTTTTTGAAGTAAACAATTCAAAAAGTGAAATTACCTATGAAATGAGTACGACAGGAAGTGGCGTTGGGAAAATTAATATCAAACTGTTCTTTAAAGATGATTATTCGGCAGAACAGCGGGAAGTAATTGAAAATGCAGCAAAGAAGCAATGTCATGTGGGTAATACGATTGATGCCAGAATTGAAAAAGAATTTCAATTTATCTACAGCCATAGCTAA